Within Pseudomonas brassicacearum, the genomic segment GCTGCGGCCAGTGCCTCGATTGGCGCGCCGAAACGCCGGGCAATGCCATGGGCGGTGATAAATCCGATGATCAGCACTGCAAACCCCACCAGCCCCAGCAGTCCGGAAATCCACATCGCGCGTTCACGGGCGCGGTCCTGGGTTTCACTGATGCTGGTCAAGGCCTGGCGATAGCTCCCGATCAGCCCATTGCGCAGCACGTTGAATTTTTCGGTGAGGTCCTTGACGCTCGTGAGCTGGCTCGGCTGTTGGCGAGATGCGGTGTAGGCTTCATAAAAATCAATGTAGTCAGCCTTGGCCTTGCTGAAGCTGCCTGGCGCATCATCCAGCCCCTGTTCGTGAGCGATGCCCTCGTCGATCAGCGCCAGGTATTGCTGCCTGGATTGCTCCAACGCAGCGAGGTTGGGCTTGTCATCGAGCATGATCATCAACTGATCGCCGAGGCTCTTGCGCAGCTTGAGGCCCAGGTCCAGCAGGACGAAGTTGTCGCGTACCGATTGTTCCTGGGTATTGGCCATCTGCATCACGCTGACCAGGCCAAGCACCAATCCCAGCAAGGCCACGGTAATCAGGGCCGAGATACTGACAAACAGTCGTGTGCGCAGCTTCATCGCCAGTTTCATAAGGTGTCGCTCACAGGTTGTACTGCTTGCGTTTGCGATACAGCGTGGAGGCATCGATACCCAGGGTCTTGGCCGCCTGGTCGAGGGTGTCGGCCGTGGCCAGTACCGCGCCGATGTGGGCTTTTTCCAATTCGTCGAGGCTCAGTGCGGCGCCAATGCGCGGAGCGTTGTTGACAGGCTGCTCGGCCATGCCCAAATGACTGATTTCGACTTTTTCCTGAGGGCAGATGATGCTGGCGCGTTCGACCACGTTGCGCAGTTCCCGGATGTTGCCCGGCCACCGATAGCCTAGCAGCGCTTCGCGCGCTTCGTCGCTGAAGCCCCGGGCCGGGCGCGCGTATTCCTTGACGAAGCGGGCCAGGAAGCGGTCGGCCAGGGTCAGGATGTCTTCGGCGCGCTCTCGTAGCGGCGGCAGGTGCAGGGTGATGACGTTCAGGCGATACAGCAGGTCTTCGCGAAAGCGCCCGTCGCGCACCATGTCTTCGAGGTTGAGGTTGGTCGCTGCGAGAATCCGCACGTCGGCGCGACGGGTGACTGGGTCGCCTACCCGTTCATATTCCTTGTCCTGGATGAAACGCAGCAACTTTGGTTGTAACGTCAGGGGAAAATCGCCGATCTCGTCGAGAAACAGCGTGCCACCGTCGGCCTGGTTGACGCGTCCCAGCGTGCTTTCGCTGGCGCCGGTGAAAGCCCCACGACTATGGCCGAACAATTCGCTTTCCATCAACTCAGCGGTCAGTGACGGGCAATTGATGGTGACGCAGGACTTTTTCGCGCGCTTGCTCCAGCCATGGATCGCTCGCGCCAACTCACCTTTACCGGTGCCGGACTCCCCGAGGATCAGAATGTTGGCATCGGTACTGGCAACCTGACGCGCGGTCTCCAGGACGACTTTCATCGCCGGGCTGTGGGAGTCCAGGCCGTCCTTGGGTTTGCGCACTTCCCCTTCAAGGGCTTCGAGCCTGGCCGACAGTTGGCGTACTTCCAATTGCTTGGCGGTCGCCAGGCGCAATTGATCAGGGCTGCAAGGCTTGACCAGATAGTCGGCCGCCCCGGCCTGGATCGCATCGACCGCAGTATCGACCGCCGAGTGGGCGGTGACGATGACCACGCGCATCCAGGGTGCCTGGATACGCATTTGTGCCAGGACATCCAGGCCATTGTCCTCCCCCAGGCGCAGGTCGAGAAAACACAGGTCGAACACCTGGCGTTGCAGCAGTGCGTCGGCCTGGGCGGCGCTGTTGGCGGTGGCGACGCTATAGCCTTCGTCTTCCAGGCAGTATCGGAACGTACGCAGGATGGCGGACTCGTCGTCTACCAGCAGAATGCGGCCTTGGTGCTCAGTGGCGGATTCCATTTTTCCTACGCTCCTTTGGTCAATGATGTTGGTTAGTGTCAGAAAAATCGGGCAAGTTGCATGGTCGATTCTGAGGGAATATTACTCACCGTGAATGGCTCTGTGGACGTCAGACTCCTAAAAGACTGATTTGAGTTCCTTTTTTTATGATTTGTGTGGTTCGGACGGTTCGCATCGCTCATTCCGACAGCTGTGTCTCACAGCCAATTCGAAAACAATCTAACGTCTTTTCTCTTTCATTCGTGCAATACGCACGACCCACAGGGGGGCCATCGTGCAGGATGCGCTCCCAGTGTTGTGCAGTTATTTATTAACTCATTGATTTTAAAGATGTTTTCATCTTAAAAATTCCTGGCACGCCGGCTGCAATGCTCTGGTTAACGTGGCGTTCGCGCGCCTCAACCAGATCACTGCACCCGGGTGGGGGAGGAATTCCAGGATGAATCGTCAACGTGCCGCTCGATTTGGCGCCGCCCAATTTAAAAGCGCTGCCCAATTTCGACTCTCTTCCCTGCACATCCAGCAGGGCATGTGGGCAGCCTTGGCATTGTTGGTCACCCTCGTGGCAGGCCAGCAATGGTTGCTCTGGCATGAAAGCCAGCAGCCCGAAGCGCCGCAGGTGTCGATTCACCGCGCCCCACAAACTCATTTCAGCGCCGTCAGCAGCCTCAAAGAAGCCTCCGCTTCAATGCGCATGATGGATGTCGACCAGGCTCAGCCATTGGGCGCCATGCCGCGTGAAGAGCGTTGGGTGTTCTAACCCGATGAACCGGTCGTCCACTGCGCCGGAACCATCACCGCAAGACCCTCACTAAATAGAAAAAGCGTAAGGAGAATCACCATGTTGAGCTGGGCAATT encodes:
- the algB gene encoding sigma-54-dependent response regulator transcription factor AlgB, encoding MESATEHQGRILLVDDESAILRTFRYCLEDEGYSVATANSAAQADALLQRQVFDLCFLDLRLGEDNGLDVLAQMRIQAPWMRVVIVTAHSAVDTAVDAIQAGAADYLVKPCSPDQLRLATAKQLEVRQLSARLEALEGEVRKPKDGLDSHSPAMKVVLETARQVASTDANILILGESGTGKGELARAIHGWSKRAKKSCVTINCPSLTAELMESELFGHSRGAFTGASESTLGRVNQADGGTLFLDEIGDFPLTLQPKLLRFIQDKEYERVGDPVTRRADVRILAATNLNLEDMVRDGRFREDLLYRLNVITLHLPPLRERAEDILTLADRFLARFVKEYARPARGFSDEAREALLGYRWPGNIRELRNVVERASIICPQEKVEISHLGMAEQPVNNAPRIGAALSLDELEKAHIGAVLATADTLDQAAKTLGIDASTLYRKRKQYNL